One Streptomyces lincolnensis genomic region harbors:
- a CDS encoding recombinase family protein, protein MANLVYKRVSPDQQSTDRRNLVLDEAGIEDPVAFEEAAGASSRLHPLQRPKFAELLVYARPGDTVHISEMFRLVRG, encoded by the coding sequence ATGGCCAACCTGGTCTACAAACGGGTGTCGCCCGACCAGCAGTCGACCGACCGCCGGAACCTCGTCCTGGACGAGGCCGGGATCGAAGACCCGGTCGCCTTCGAGGAAGCCGCGGGCGCCTCCAGCCGTCTCCACCCCCTCCAGCGTCCGAAGTTCGCCGAGCTGCTCGTGTACGCGCGGCCGGGCGACACCGTCCACATCTCCGAGATGTTCCGCCTGGTGCGCGGCTGA
- a CDS encoding helix-turn-helix domain-containing protein — translation MGRPELPVDPAAGPVQRLAHDLRELRRSAGGVSYRAMAKKAGFSVTTLAKAASGERLPSLAVLQAYVQACGADPVPWETRWAEAEALDEEERQEDADAAPPYRGLARFEPDDCELFFGRDRLIDELSELTRGSPFAVVFGASGSGKSSLLRAGLIPVLRERIAQQGRTAVLRILTPGARPATTYGHLLTPTADDPDSWVVVDQFEEVFTLCRERAERDRFLDLLLAARDPGSRLRVLIAVRSDFYARCAEHPRLAEALHGSGLLVRSMTADELREAVIGPAQAAGLIVERTLTARIVEDVLDEPGGLPMLSHALLETWRRRKGRTLALAAYEAAGGVRGAIAASAEEVYGELSPAQAHAARHLLLRMVEPGQGNADTRRPLSWEEMAGWEDPEVRAVAGRLTRARLLITDDDGVQLAHEALITCWPRLREWIDADRERLRHHRQLTDATRTWLEHDRDPGTLYRGTRLARAEELFAGDDRGYDGLTSEEKAFLVTAAEQRAAEGRATTRARRRNRTLAASLCAVLAVALVVGLTAVRLRQDSEKQTTDTAARRVASVAEALRTTDPRTAMLLGVAAWRISPLPESRRALLGALAQPELGNFTDPAPGDTPERFLDVSGRTLLSISDDTWRTWDAGTHRRIASGPVPHGAVLGAGPGGRVLVIHTADRTQRLWDTRTRRWIGDSLPFSDTVTLGASGRNYLVRSPDDDRAGLYSVTDGHLVFRTPSAGRAELTHAAADDRLLAVCPRGLAPQVWDTSARSVRSGAWTSARGVCGDDTDTLLGLTGGRLLALAGDRVRVWDTTSGRELADVSHQGADSAVVSADGSFLATGGGQEIRVWRLPSGGAPVFRHSLDNETLSGLAWDSSRPLLRYLEGGTVHTLDLTRTLTHTWRTSPLTGVRLSPDGRTLATAERIGDRYVFRLRSTRDGRLPRTLPDPSHPVFRTGIPTVPADVTEPLLSFSPDGGMFAYGVSARGWDTVSQRLTVWDVAAGRAKTTVDLARASAMPPDAIALGPGGRTLLAARLTDDGFVNETWDTTERRRTALLPGPAGRHLAVSRDGGLLVTDNRVVRAGRSHAHDLVQHDDIAAISFAPDGSGLATGDGTGRVALWDGDLRHRVGILRNVFPAPVDPSSGSAESITALAFSPDGSTLAVGGDAGTVQLWDISTQQPLGPSLPTSGESADTLAFSPDSTMLYAGGKHVQLQRYVVDPDRAVSLVCSRAGNAELTRAQWRTYVPDRPYRRVCP, via the coding sequence ATGGGGCGCCCCGAACTACCGGTCGACCCGGCGGCCGGTCCCGTGCAGCGACTCGCCCATGATCTTCGGGAGCTGCGCCGTTCGGCGGGTGGCGTGTCGTACCGGGCCATGGCGAAGAAGGCCGGCTTCTCGGTGACGACCCTGGCGAAAGCGGCGAGCGGCGAGCGGCTGCCGTCGTTGGCGGTGCTCCAGGCGTACGTCCAGGCATGCGGCGCCGACCCCGTTCCTTGGGAGACACGGTGGGCGGAGGCCGAGGCGCTCGACGAGGAGGAGAGGCAGGAGGATGCCGACGCCGCACCGCCCTACCGTGGCCTCGCGCGCTTCGAGCCGGACGACTGTGAGCTGTTCTTCGGCCGGGACCGACTGATCGACGAGCTGAGCGAGCTTACGCGCGGGTCCCCGTTCGCCGTGGTGTTCGGGGCGTCCGGCAGCGGCAAGTCCTCCCTGCTGCGGGCCGGTCTGATTCCCGTGCTGCGGGAGAGGATCGCGCAGCAGGGGCGCACGGCGGTTCTGCGGATCCTCACCCCGGGAGCCCGGCCCGCCACCACCTACGGACATCTGCTGACGCCGACGGCCGACGATCCGGACAGCTGGGTGGTGGTGGATCAGTTCGAGGAGGTCTTCACCCTCTGCCGCGAACGCGCCGAGCGGGACCGCTTCCTCGACCTTCTGCTCGCCGCGCGCGACCCGGGAAGCCGACTGCGCGTGCTCATAGCCGTACGATCCGACTTCTATGCGCGGTGCGCCGAGCACCCGCGGCTGGCGGAAGCGCTGCACGGGAGCGGGCTCCTGGTCAGGTCCATGACCGCCGACGAGCTGCGCGAGGCGGTGATCGGTCCCGCGCAGGCGGCCGGGCTCATCGTGGAGCGGACACTGACCGCACGGATCGTCGAGGACGTGCTCGACGAGCCCGGCGGACTTCCGATGCTGTCCCATGCCCTGTTGGAGACCTGGCGGCGGCGCAAGGGACGGACGCTGGCCCTGGCCGCGTACGAAGCGGCCGGCGGGGTGCGCGGCGCGATCGCGGCCAGCGCCGAGGAGGTGTACGGGGAACTCTCACCGGCGCAGGCGCACGCTGCCCGGCACCTGCTCCTGCGGATGGTCGAGCCCGGCCAGGGCAACGCCGACACGCGCCGCCCGCTCAGCTGGGAGGAAATGGCCGGGTGGGAGGACCCCGAAGTGCGAGCCGTCGCCGGGCGGCTGACCCGGGCCCGGCTGCTGATCACCGACGACGACGGAGTGCAGCTCGCCCATGAGGCGCTCATCACGTGCTGGCCGCGGCTGCGCGAGTGGATCGACGCGGACCGGGAGCGGCTGCGCCACCACCGGCAGCTGACCGATGCCACCCGCACCTGGCTGGAGCACGACCGCGACCCGGGAACGCTCTACCGGGGTACCCGCCTGGCGCGGGCCGAGGAACTGTTCGCGGGCGACGACCGCGGCTACGACGGTCTGACGTCCGAGGAGAAGGCATTCCTGGTCACCGCGGCGGAGCAGCGGGCGGCAGAGGGGCGGGCCACTACCCGGGCCCGGCGCCGAAACCGCACCCTCGCGGCCTCGCTCTGCGCCGTGCTGGCGGTGGCCCTGGTCGTCGGCCTGACCGCCGTGCGACTGCGTCAGGACAGCGAGAAGCAGACCACCGACACGGCAGCCCGCCGGGTGGCCTCGGTCGCCGAAGCGCTGCGCACCACCGACCCGCGCACCGCGATGCTGCTCGGCGTCGCCGCATGGCGGATCTCTCCGCTGCCGGAGTCCCGCCGAGCATTGCTGGGCGCGCTGGCCCAGCCCGAACTGGGCAACTTCACCGACCCGGCGCCCGGTGACACACCGGAGCGGTTTCTCGACGTCTCCGGGCGCACTCTGCTCAGCATCAGCGACGACACCTGGCGAACGTGGGATGCGGGCACCCACCGCCGCATCGCCTCGGGGCCGGTACCTCACGGGGCGGTGCTCGGCGCGGGCCCGGGCGGTCGGGTGCTCGTCATCCATACCGCTGACAGGACCCAGCGGCTGTGGGACACCCGAACGAGGCGCTGGATCGGGGATTCCCTGCCGTTCAGCGACACCGTGACCCTCGGGGCAAGTGGCCGCAATTATCTGGTGAGGAGCCCGGACGACGACCGGGCTGGGCTTTACTCGGTCACCGACGGTCATCTGGTCTTCCGGACCCCGTCGGCCGGCCGGGCGGAACTCACCCACGCGGCGGCCGACGACCGGCTGCTGGCCGTCTGTCCGCGTGGCTTGGCCCCGCAAGTCTGGGACACCTCCGCGCGCAGCGTCCGCTCCGGCGCCTGGACGAGCGCTCGCGGCGTCTGTGGTGACGACACCGACACCCTCCTGGGCCTCACCGGCGGCCGGCTCCTCGCTCTCGCCGGGGACCGGGTACGTGTATGGGACACCACGTCGGGACGAGAGCTCGCCGACGTCTCCCACCAGGGTGCCGATTCCGCCGTCGTGAGCGCGGACGGTTCGTTTCTGGCGACCGGCGGCGGCCAGGAGATCAGGGTGTGGCGTCTGCCCAGCGGTGGCGCCCCCGTTTTCCGGCACTCCTTGGACAACGAAACGCTCTCCGGTCTGGCCTGGGACTCCTCGCGGCCCCTGTTGCGGTATCTCGAAGGGGGCACGGTCCACACCCTCGACCTCACCAGGACGCTCACCCACACCTGGCGCACGAGTCCGCTCACCGGGGTCCGGCTCAGCCCCGACGGCAGGACGCTCGCCACCGCCGAACGTATCGGTGACCGCTACGTCTTCCGGTTGCGGAGCACACGCGACGGCCGTCTGCCGCGAACCCTGCCGGACCCGTCTCATCCCGTCTTCCGCACCGGCATACCGACGGTCCCCGCGGACGTCACCGAGCCCTTGCTGTCCTTCAGCCCCGACGGCGGCATGTTCGCGTACGGAGTCTCCGCCCGCGGCTGGGACACGGTGTCTCAGCGTCTGACGGTGTGGGACGTGGCCGCCGGACGGGCGAAGACCACTGTGGACCTGGCGAGGGCGTCCGCAATGCCGCCGGACGCGATCGCCCTGGGACCGGGCGGTCGTACGCTCCTCGCCGCACGTCTGACCGACGACGGCTTCGTCAACGAGACCTGGGACACCACGGAGCGGCGGAGGACGGCGCTCCTCCCCGGCCCGGCCGGCCGGCATCTGGCCGTCAGCCGGGACGGCGGGCTCCTCGTGACCGACAACCGCGTCGTCCGAGCGGGCCGGTCCCACGCCCATGACCTCGTCCAGCACGACGACATCGCAGCCATCTCCTTCGCTCCGGACGGCTCCGGCCTGGCGACCGGCGACGGAACGGGGCGGGTGGCCCTCTGGGACGGCGACCTCCGGCACCGGGTGGGCATCCTGAGGAACGTCTTTCCGGCGCCTGTCGATCCGTCCTCCGGCTCAGCCGAGTCGATCACGGCTCTCGCCTTCAGTCCGGACGGCAGCACGCTCGCCGTGGGCGGCGACGCAGGCACCGTCCAACTCTGGGACATCTCGACCCAGCAACCTCTCGGTCCTTCTCTGCCCACCTCCGGTGAGAGCGCCGACACGCTCGCCTTCAGCCCGGACAGCACCATGCTGTACGCCGGCGGCAAGCACGTCCAGCTCCAGCGGTACGTCGTGGATCCTGACCGAGCGGTGTCCCTCGTCTGCTCCCGTGCCGGGAACGCGGAGCTGACCCGGGCGCAGTGGCGCACCTATGTTCCGGACCGGCCGTACAGGCGGGTCTGCCCCTGA
- a CDS encoding ABC transporter substrate-binding protein — protein MKASPFRRVAIGAFASLSLTLTACSGGSTESASELSDKPVTIRATWWGADTRAQLTDEVIKAFEKKYPNITVKGQYKDWNGYWDALATTTAAKDSPDVVQMDELYLASYADRGALYDLGKAKKLLSTSQFDDQALATGQVNGTQYALPVGVGVLSILVNTDLFKKYGVTVPDDKTWTWDDYAKIGKELTDKSGGKIHGAAGAPGFSAGDVKYWARQHGENLFDKDGNVSLKPETLAGMWKYGLDLTSSGASVKASTMVEDLTAGVTAGSFATGKAAMMGVYNTQITAIQQAAGAQVKLLQMPRADSTKANFFKPSMYWAVSSQSKHPAEAAAFIDFMLNDRKAADILKTERGIPANKEMLKHLQPGLAGTDKAAADYMNAVTPGESPVVTPNGGSGIEPQLQRYSQEVYFKKTSPEAAAKAFIKELQGEIDAAK, from the coding sequence ATGAAAGCCAGCCCCTTCAGACGCGTCGCCATCGGAGCGTTCGCCTCACTCTCGCTCACACTGACCGCCTGCTCCGGTGGCAGCACCGAATCCGCTTCCGAGCTCAGCGACAAGCCGGTCACCATCCGCGCCACCTGGTGGGGAGCGGACACCCGTGCCCAGCTCACCGACGAGGTCATCAAGGCGTTCGAGAAGAAGTACCCCAACATCACGGTCAAGGGCCAGTACAAGGACTGGAACGGCTACTGGGACGCGCTCGCCACGACGACCGCGGCCAAGGACTCTCCCGACGTCGTCCAGATGGACGAGTTGTACCTCGCGTCGTACGCCGACCGCGGAGCGCTGTACGACCTCGGCAAGGCCAAGAAGCTCCTCAGCACGTCACAGTTCGACGACCAGGCCCTGGCCACCGGGCAGGTCAACGGAACGCAGTACGCGCTTCCCGTCGGCGTCGGCGTCCTGTCCATCCTCGTGAACACCGACCTGTTCAAGAAGTACGGCGTGACGGTTCCCGACGACAAGACATGGACGTGGGACGACTACGCCAAGATCGGGAAGGAACTGACCGACAAGAGTGGCGGCAAGATCCACGGCGCCGCCGGCGCGCCCGGCTTCTCCGCCGGCGACGTCAAGTACTGGGCTCGTCAGCACGGTGAGAACCTCTTCGACAAGGACGGCAACGTCTCGTTGAAGCCCGAGACGCTCGCCGGGATGTGGAAGTACGGTCTGGACCTGACCTCCTCGGGGGCCAGCGTCAAGGCGTCGACGATGGTCGAGGACCTGACCGCGGGTGTCACCGCCGGCAGCTTCGCCACCGGCAAGGCGGCCATGATGGGGGTGTACAACACCCAGATCACTGCGATCCAGCAGGCCGCCGGCGCCCAGGTGAAACTGCTGCAGATGCCTCGTGCCGACAGCACCAAGGCCAACTTCTTCAAGCCCTCCATGTACTGGGCGGTCTCCAGCCAGAGCAAGCACCCGGCCGAGGCGGCCGCGTTCATCGACTTCATGCTCAACGACCGGAAGGCCGCCGACATCCTCAAGACGGAGCGCGGCATCCCCGCCAACAAGGAGATGCTGAAGCACCTCCAGCCGGGACTGGCCGGGACCGACAAGGCGGCAGCCGACTACATGAACGCCGTGACCCCGGGTGAGTCACCGGTCGTGACCCCCAACGGCGGAAGCGGCATCGAACCGCAGCTGCAGCGCTACAGCCAGGAGGTCTACTTCAAGAAGACCTCGCCCGAAGCCGCCGCGAAGGCCTTCATCAAGGAGCTCCAGGGCGAGATCGACGCGGCCAAGTGA
- a CDS encoding carbohydrate ABC transporter permease, whose protein sequence is MNELRRLRGSQKGARQQNKAAFFFLLPWFVGLFGITLGPMLASLYLSFTKYNLLQPPQFSGLDNWTRMVDDERLHKSLEVTFSYVLVSVPLQLAMALGLALLLDRGVRGLAFYRSVFYLPSLIGGSVAIAVLWRAMFGTNGLVNEALALVGIQGQGWISEPGTALSTLVVLNVWTFGSPMVIFLAGLRQIPTSLYEAASVDGAKRWRQFRSITIPLLTPIIFFNLVLQIIHAFQTFTQAFVVSGGTGGPADSTLFFSLYLYQRGFGHFDMGYASALAWVLLLIVAAFTAVNFWASKYWVFYDD, encoded by the coding sequence ATCAACGAACTACGCCGGCTGCGCGGGTCCCAAAAGGGCGCGCGACAGCAGAACAAGGCGGCGTTCTTCTTCCTACTGCCATGGTTCGTCGGGCTCTTCGGGATCACTCTCGGCCCGATGCTGGCCTCGCTCTACCTCAGCTTCACCAAGTACAACCTGCTGCAGCCGCCGCAGTTCAGCGGACTCGACAACTGGACGCGCATGGTCGACGACGAGCGTCTGCACAAGTCGCTCGAAGTGACGTTCAGCTACGTCCTCGTCTCCGTCCCGCTGCAACTGGCGATGGCCCTGGGGCTCGCTCTGCTGCTGGACAGGGGAGTGCGAGGACTTGCCTTCTACCGCTCCGTCTTCTACCTGCCGTCACTGATCGGCGGCAGCGTGGCGATCGCCGTGCTGTGGCGCGCGATGTTCGGGACCAACGGCCTTGTCAACGAGGCCCTGGCCCTCGTCGGTATCCAGGGGCAGGGCTGGATCTCGGAGCCCGGAACGGCGCTGTCGACCCTCGTCGTCCTGAACGTCTGGACCTTCGGCTCCCCCATGGTGATCTTCCTCGCCGGGCTGCGGCAGATTCCGACCTCCCTCTACGAGGCGGCCTCCGTCGACGGCGCGAAGCGCTGGCGCCAGTTCCGCAGCATCACCATTCCGCTGCTGACACCCATCATCTTCTTCAACCTGGTGCTGCAGATCATCCACGCCTTCCAGACCTTCACCCAGGCCTTCGTGGTCTCCGGTGGCACCGGAGGCCCCGCCGACTCCACCCTCTTCTTCTCGCTGTACCTGTACCAGCGCGGGTTCGGCCACTTCGACATGGGATACGCGTCCGCGCTCGCGTGGGTCCTGCTCCTCATCGTCGCGGCCTTCACCGCCGTCAACTTCTGGGCCTCAAAGTACTGGGTGTTTTACGATGACTGA
- a CDS encoding Gfo/Idh/MocA family protein: MPSPRPPYRVAIIGTGGIAHAHAEALTELSERARLVAVADVDLTRAAEFADRFSVPHVFSDPQALLESQDLDLVHICTPPQTHAPLATMVMRAGVTALVEKPTALSLRELDQLATVQEETGSKVLTVFQHRYGAAAVRLRRLADSGALGRPLVATCETLWYRSDAYFEVPWRGRWDVEGGGPTMGHGIHQFDLMLSVFGSWSQITALAERQARPTDTEDVSIAAVRFDNGALATVVNSLLSPRETSRLRFDFEYATVELEHLYGYREEHWRFTPAPGHEELSALWTDGDEPDITSGHRLQIEAVLDAWETGQEPGVCLQDARRTLEFAAATYASAFRGVPVAAGELTDDDPFAVSMDGGAVPWEPVKEALV; encoded by the coding sequence ATGCCCAGCCCCCGGCCGCCGTACCGCGTGGCCATCATCGGCACCGGCGGTATCGCCCACGCGCATGCCGAAGCCCTCACCGAACTCTCCGAACGTGCCCGGCTGGTCGCCGTCGCCGATGTCGACCTCACCCGTGCCGCCGAGTTCGCCGACCGATTCTCCGTGCCGCACGTCTTCAGTGACCCGCAGGCTCTGCTGGAGAGCCAAGACCTCGATCTCGTACACATCTGTACGCCCCCGCAGACCCACGCACCCCTGGCGACCATGGTGATGCGGGCCGGCGTGACCGCCCTGGTGGAGAAGCCGACGGCGCTGAGCCTGCGCGAGCTGGACCAACTGGCCACGGTGCAGGAGGAGACCGGCTCCAAGGTTCTGACCGTCTTCCAGCACCGCTACGGAGCTGCCGCCGTACGTCTGAGACGGCTGGCCGACTCCGGCGCACTGGGCCGGCCACTGGTCGCCACCTGCGAGACCCTCTGGTACCGGTCCGACGCGTACTTCGAAGTCCCGTGGCGGGGACGCTGGGACGTCGAGGGTGGCGGCCCCACGATGGGACACGGCATCCATCAGTTCGACCTGATGCTGTCGGTTTTCGGCTCCTGGTCCCAGATCACCGCACTCGCCGAGCGCCAGGCCCGGCCCACGGACACCGAGGACGTCTCGATCGCCGCCGTCCGGTTCGACAACGGAGCCCTCGCCACGGTGGTCAACTCCCTGCTGTCCCCGCGGGAGACCTCGCGCCTGCGCTTCGACTTCGAATACGCCACGGTCGAACTCGAACACCTCTACGGCTACCGCGAGGAGCACTGGCGGTTCACCCCGGCCCCCGGCCACGAGGAGCTCTCGGCCCTCTGGACCGACGGTGACGAGCCGGACATCACGAGCGGCCACAGGCTCCAGATCGAGGCCGTGCTCGACGCCTGGGAGACCGGACAGGAACCCGGCGTCTGTCTGCAGGACGCGCGTCGCACGCTGGAGTTCGCGGCGGCGACGTACGCCTCGGCCTTCCGCGGTGTCCCCGTCGCAGCGGGCGAACTGACCGACGACGACCCATTCGCGGTCAGCATGGACGGCGGCGCCGTGCCGTGGGAACCGGTCAAGGAGGCCCTCGTATGA
- a CDS encoding carbohydrate ABC transporter permease, with the protein MLYPVLWMVVSSLRPNNQIFRSAGLALTHPHFENYSNGWNAFSQPFSHYMINSAIVVTGAILGNLLACSLAAYAFARLEFRAKRVWFAVMLVTIMLPIHVIIVPQYVLFSELGWVNTFLPLIVPKFLATDAFFIFLMVQFIRGIPREIDEAARIDGAGHARIFFSLILPLMVPALATTAIFTFIWTWNDFYTQLIYLTDPDMYTTPLALRTFVDQQTATDWGSVFAMSVVSLVPVFLIFLTGQRFLLRGIATTGGK; encoded by the coding sequence ATGCTCTACCCCGTCCTGTGGATGGTGGTCAGCTCGCTGCGGCCCAACAACCAGATCTTCCGCAGCGCGGGACTCGCCCTGACGCACCCGCACTTCGAGAACTACAGCAACGGCTGGAACGCCTTCTCCCAACCGTTCAGCCACTACATGATCAACTCGGCGATCGTCGTGACCGGCGCGATCCTCGGGAACCTCCTCGCCTGCTCCCTGGCCGCATACGCGTTCGCCAGGCTGGAATTCCGGGCGAAGCGCGTCTGGTTCGCCGTCATGCTCGTCACCATCATGCTGCCGATCCACGTGATCATCGTGCCGCAGTACGTCCTGTTCTCGGAGCTCGGCTGGGTCAACACGTTCCTGCCCCTGATCGTGCCGAAGTTCCTGGCGACCGACGCCTTCTTCATCTTCCTGATGGTGCAGTTCATCCGGGGCATCCCGCGCGAGATCGACGAGGCCGCACGGATCGACGGCGCCGGGCACGCGCGGATCTTCTTCTCCCTCATCCTCCCGCTGATGGTCCCGGCGCTGGCGACCACCGCGATCTTCACCTTCATCTGGACCTGGAACGACTTCTACACCCAGCTCATTTATCTGACCGACCCGGACATGTACACCACGCCTCTCGCGCTGCGCACCTTCGTCGACCAGCAGACCGCGACGGACTGGGGCTCGGTGTTCGCGATGAGTGTCGTGTCGCTCGTACCCGTCTTCCTCATCTTCCTCACCGGACAGCGCTTCCTGCTGCGAGGCATCGCGACCACCGGCGGCAAGTAA
- a CDS encoding PmoA family protein: MNALEIRHDLGASVTVRDGGTELFRYVYRPDTVQLESPKPYIHPLRTRAGKVVSLFRPHDHVWHKGIAWSLPHVGEENFWGGPTYIHGRFYVQLENNGTQAHRLVTTLDRADGTATFAHDLDWTTQSGALFFTERRTLRASLISPHAWALTFETRMTNVSGTDVTMGSPTTKGRENAGYGGLFWRGPRSFTGGQFVTEEGLGGDEVRGRRMEWMGFAGRHDETDAQSLVLMLDDTANPSHPPQWFARTEEFACLNPAPFFSEELTVEDGETVRFRYGVGIADADASAAPALADAVRQALTRSDTPSARAAGSSSGRFATE; the protein is encoded by the coding sequence ATGAACGCTCTTGAGATCCGCCACGACCTCGGCGCCTCGGTCACGGTCCGCGACGGCGGCACCGAGCTGTTCCGCTACGTGTACCGGCCGGACACCGTCCAGCTGGAATCACCCAAGCCCTACATCCACCCCCTGCGCACCCGGGCCGGCAAGGTGGTCAGCCTGTTCCGACCCCACGACCACGTGTGGCACAAGGGCATCGCGTGGTCCCTGCCGCACGTCGGCGAGGAGAACTTCTGGGGCGGTCCCACGTACATCCACGGACGCTTCTACGTCCAGCTGGAGAACAACGGAACCCAGGCCCACCGCCTGGTCACGACCCTGGACCGGGCCGACGGAACGGCGACGTTCGCCCACGACCTGGACTGGACCACCCAGTCCGGCGCGCTCTTCTTCACCGAACGCAGAACGCTGCGAGCGAGCCTGATCTCCCCGCACGCCTGGGCATTGACGTTCGAGACCCGGATGACGAACGTCTCCGGAACGGACGTCACCATGGGATCACCGACCACCAAGGGACGGGAGAACGCCGGCTACGGCGGCCTGTTCTGGCGAGGCCCACGGTCGTTCACCGGCGGACAGTTCGTGACCGAGGAAGGCCTGGGCGGCGACGAGGTCCGAGGGCGGCGCATGGAGTGGATGGGCTTCGCGGGCCGCCACGACGAGACGGACGCGCAGTCGCTCGTACTCATGCTCGACGACACGGCCAACCCGAGTCACCCGCCGCAGTGGTTCGCCCGGACCGAGGAGTTCGCCTGCCTCAACCCGGCACCGTTCTTCAGCGAGGAGCTGACCGTCGAGGACGGCGAGACCGTGCGGTTCCGTTATGGGGTGGGCATCGCCGATGCCGACGCGAGCGCGGCTCCCGCACTAGCCGACGCGGTACGCCAGGCGCTCACACGGTCGGATACGCCGTCCGCACGTGCCGCAGGATCCTCCTCGGGGCGCTTCGCGACGGAGTGA
- a CDS encoding LUD domain-containing protein, which produces MAGRASEPAGLNLRDVVNRRNAPAGGTRPCEEIVLRAVPSVFRGPARGWFKDSEVVSDQRGAACAACPGPTPQRRDGRPLRKQHHGPGRGRRTLTLLPDQHICVDRSDQIAPDVTEALSRLDLYRSLSLVSGPPATSDIEPDRVKDVHGPRHGPWTTEPPVVCLCREPSDSRRRAARRPVGGMRGEGQDSAVIESGHCRRDRLLR; this is translated from the coding sequence ATGGCCGGGCGGGCCTCGGAACCGGCCGGGCTGAACCTCCGGGACGTGGTGAACCGACGGAATGCGCCGGCAGGGGGTACGCGTCCCTGCGAAGAGATCGTTCTCCGCGCAGTGCCGTCGGTTTTCCGCGGCCCGGCCAGAGGCTGGTTCAAGGATTCAGAGGTGGTGTCGGATCAGCGAGGGGCCGCGTGCGCAGCATGTCCGGGCCCGACCCCCCAGCGGCGGGACGGCCGGCCACTCCGGAAGCAGCACCACGGCCCCGGCCGGGGGCGCAGGACCCTGACCCTGCTGCCGGACCAGCACATCTGCGTGGACCGGTCGGACCAGATCGCCCCCGATGTGACTGAGGCGCTGAGCCGGCTCGACCTGTACCGGTCGCTGTCGCTCGTCTCCGGGCCCCCGGCGACCAGCGACATCGAACCCGACCGTGTCAAGGACGTGCACGGGCCACGCCACGGTCCCTGGACGACGGAGCCGCCGGTCGTTTGCCTCTGCCGTGAGCCCTCCGATTCACGAAGGCGCGCGGCTCGTCGTCCGGTCGGCGGCATGCGTGGGGAGGGCCAGGATTCGGCAGTCATCGAGAGCGGTCACTGCCGTCGGGATCGTTTGCTTCGGTGA
- a CDS encoding LacI family DNA-binding transcriptional regulator has protein sequence MARLAGVSPQTVSRYLRFNGGLKPATLERVEKAIRELDYRPNLVARSMRTRKTGRLAILMPAMAFNPSRMLAGASATAHTAGYFVDVVSAGGGVRARSDRLLELADSGQYEGILSLAPVLPEVERKLHQRTTVVISADFDDEMRGIGELADATPVVRMIEHLASLGHSRFLHVAGDAQFASARARRQSYLDTVERLGVESVGVFDGDWSGESGIEAIRSLSSRSRPTAVIAANDLVAAGVVRGARERGWDVPGDLSVTGWDNAGVGQFMTPSLTTVDVELEQLGSTAMAKLIAGLLNTVPEAKDEPLLRIIWRESTGEPPATKRPSRRR, from the coding sequence GTGGCGCGACTCGCCGGTGTGTCACCCCAGACGGTGTCGCGGTATCTGCGGTTCAACGGCGGGCTGAAGCCCGCGACCCTGGAACGCGTGGAGAAGGCCATACGCGAACTCGACTACCGCCCCAACCTGGTGGCGCGGTCGATGCGCACACGGAAGACCGGCCGGCTGGCGATCCTCATGCCCGCCATGGCCTTCAACCCGTCACGCATGCTGGCAGGAGCCAGCGCCACAGCGCACACCGCGGGGTATTTCGTGGACGTCGTGAGCGCCGGAGGCGGCGTACGGGCGAGGAGTGACCGACTGCTGGAGCTCGCCGATTCGGGACAGTACGAGGGCATTCTCTCCCTCGCTCCCGTGCTTCCCGAGGTGGAGCGCAAACTGCACCAGCGGACGACCGTGGTGATCTCGGCCGACTTCGACGACGAGATGCGCGGCATCGGGGAGCTGGCCGACGCCACGCCCGTGGTGCGGATGATCGAGCACTTGGCGTCGCTCGGCCACTCCCGGTTTCTCCATGTGGCGGGCGACGCGCAGTTCGCTTCCGCCAGGGCGCGCAGGCAGAGCTATCTGGACACCGTCGAACGCCTCGGGGTCGAGTCCGTCGGCGTCTTCGACGGGGACTGGTCGGGAGAGTCCGGCATCGAGGCGATTCGGTCGCTCTCGAGCCGTTCGCGGCCGACCGCGGTGATCGCGGCCAACGACCTTGTGGCCGCCGGTGTCGTCCGGGGCGCCCGTGAGCGCGGCTGGGACGTGCCGGGAGACCTCAGCGTGACCGGTTGGGACAACGCGGGGGTCGGGCAGTTCATGACCCCGTCCCTGACCACCGTCGACGTGGAGCTCGAACAACTTGGCAGTACGGCCATGGCCAAGCTGATCGCGGGGTTGCTCAATACGGTGCCCGAGGCGAAGGATGAACCCCTCCTCCGCATCATCTGGCGGGAGTCGACGGGCGAGCCGCCCGCGACCAAGCGTCCCAGCCGCAGGCGGTGA